CTACTATTTCGGTTCGAAGGAGGAGTTGATCGTCGAGATCGTCCGGCGCGGCCGGTCCCGTCAGCGAGCGATGATGGTAAATCTCAAACGCACCGGTCTCTCGCCGCGCGAGGTCGCGAAGCGGCTCTGGCGCGAGTGGAGCAAGCCCGAGTGGGCGCCGCTCACGCGACTCTCCTTCGAGGTCTACGTTCTCGCCCTGAGCGACCGCTCGCGTTTTCCGCGCTTTCTCGATAGCTCGGTGAACGAGTGGCTCGCAGCGCTCGGCAACTGCACGACGACGACGGCGACGATCCTGATCGCGGGATTCCGCGGCTTTCTGCTCGACCTCTTGGCGACCGGCGATCGTGCCCGCGTCGACCGGGCCGTCGATCGCTGGCTCGCGCAGGTATACGATGCTTAACGGCGCACGCAGCGGCGCGACGATCTTCATCTTCGTCACCGTCCTCATCGACATGCTGACCTTCGGCATGATCGGACCGGTGCTGCCGAAGCTGATCGCGAGCTTCGTCGGCAACGATTACGCGTACGCCGCCGAGATCATCGGCATCTTCGCGACCGCCTGGGCGC
The sequence above is drawn from the Candidatus Binatia bacterium genome and encodes:
- a CDS encoding TetR/AcrR family transcriptional regulator, which codes for MPRTADEARRTELLDRAVDYVCSHGLADLSLRPLAKAVGSSPRVLLYYFGSKEELIVEIVRRGRSRQRAMMVNLKRTGLSPREVAKRLWREWSKPEWAPLTRLSFEVYVLALSDRSRFPRFLDSSVNEWLAALGNCTTTTATILIAGFRGFLLDLLATGDRARVDRAVDRWLAQVYDA